GAACCGTTCATAAGATCGCCAAGTGCTGCTGCTATGCTTGCCAGAGCAAACAGAAGTAGAAAGACTGGGGACCGATCTTCTAAAGCATACAGAACGACCATCGCCACTAATGCGATCAATCCCAACGTTGATACGCCACTCATCGTATTGTTTCCTTGCTCGCAATGACCAAGTTGACACTACGGCTGCATACTGACCGCTTCAGTCGAGTTTGCACGATCAACGGACAACGGGCGCTCGAACTGGTCCAGTGGTGGAAGTGCGAAAAACTGCGCAATTTCTTGAACGTCTGAGTTACCGGCCCTGGCCATTGAAAGCCCCAAGGCCCACGATTTATGTTTTGGATCGGAATTGACCAATTCTTGGAAGCCGCGCTTGGCTTCGCTATGGTTACCAAGTGCAAGTTCGATCCAAGCTACTGCCGACCAGGCGTCGATCGAATGCGGATTGAACGATAACGCTTTCTGCCACGCCTCTTTTGCCCGGTATGGATCATTCAACCGCCAGTACGCCCAGCCAATGCCGCTTTGCATTTCGGAAAACTGCGGTGACAACTCTAATCCCTGACTCCAGGCTTTAATGGCTTCCCGTGGTCTGCCAGCGACGAGCAAAGCACGTCCAAGACCATTGTAAAGTTCT
The window above is part of the Pirellulales bacterium genome. Proteins encoded here:
- a CDS encoding tetratricopeptide repeat protein, giving the protein MKQRIKIVVSVLLSFVLVAGLVGSYRRQSETEQQLSEVKQALARNSSSAQSIAPQQTNVPSTTPIVLDTQTDGSPTVRKQHNLEEILSAGWKLVDQRSPDQAARAVQIFSEGLANVDPKSPELYNGLGRALLVAGRPREAIKAWSQGLELSPQFSEMQSGIGWAYWRLNDPYRAKEAWQKALSFNPHSIDAWSAVAWIELALGNHSEAKRGFQELVNSDPKHKSWALGLSMARAGNSDVQEIAQFFALPPLDQFERPLSVDRANSTEAVSMQP